Proteins encoded within one genomic window of Phototrophicus methaneseepsis:
- a CDS encoding 2-oxoglutarate dehydrogenase E1 component, whose amino-acid sequence MISNTYLSGPNAGYILELYDLYKQSPDLVDPLTRQVFDAWTPRLDETNGNGHAPAADMSAVDVSAMVGAVSYAQAIRQYGHLGAHLNPLGFAPSGDPKLDVRAHGITDDALRSLPASLIGGPAAEGSANAYEAIQALHTIYSDSIGYETGHIHVADERMWLQDAIETRRYRFENKPEQARELLDRLIQIDVLENFLQKTFPTKYRFSVEGLDMMVPMLDVLVEQAQNDEVVEELVVAMAHRGRLNVMAHVLGKSYKKILADFIDPLEMQQAIDAVGWTIDDVKYHRGFTNERPGLKLYMPPNPSHLEAVNPVAIGMARALGTTADQRGPIQHDPHKTMQVLIHGDASFPGQGIVAETFNLSRLPGYSVGGTVHIIANNLLGFTTLPQDGRSTLYASDLAKGFNIPIIHVNADDPAACIEVIRLAFAYQSRFERDILIDLVGYRRYGHNELDEPGFTQPKLYETIRAHAPVRQLWAEHLIEQGIVSSDDVDAIMSKHETTLQEAYDSFDPEAQEIVPAQAEKPEPGRAKATDTSVNLDALIAINDGLTGTLEGFNFYSKRFEKTIRSRRLIFNEPEEPTLDWATAEELAFATILADGTPIRLTGQDTERGTFSHRHAVLHDAETGEALTPLQALPQAKAAFEVQNSPLSEQATLAFEFGYSVQKQDALVIWEAQYGDFINGAQNIVDEFIVSAREKWGQLPALVLLLPHGYEGAGPDHSSARLERFLSLATKTNMRIASCTTAAQYFHLLRRQALLLNDDRLPLVVMSPKSLLRSPNVYSPATEMAQSGWQPVIDDPQANPKKTTRLVFCSGKYYYDLVNSEWREKYPEVAIVRVEQLYPLPVNELTAIWERYRKTVKQVLWAQEEPKNMGAWDYMSYRLSKMIQDKPVHYMGRRRSPSPAEGSKTVWQYNQNTIIEYTFTWDFDHAKWDGV is encoded by the coding sequence ATGATTTCCAATACATATCTGAGTGGGCCTAATGCAGGCTACATTCTTGAATTATATGATCTTTACAAGCAGTCTCCAGATCTTGTTGATCCTTTAACGCGGCAGGTGTTCGACGCGTGGACGCCTCGCTTAGATGAAACAAATGGCAACGGTCATGCCCCGGCTGCGGATATGTCCGCAGTGGATGTATCCGCGATGGTTGGGGCTGTTTCTTACGCTCAGGCGATCCGTCAGTATGGGCATCTCGGCGCGCACTTAAACCCGCTAGGCTTTGCGCCGTCAGGTGATCCTAAGCTGGATGTTCGTGCTCATGGTATCACGGATGACGCGCTGCGTTCGCTGCCTGCTTCGTTAATTGGGGGACCTGCTGCAGAGGGCAGCGCCAACGCCTATGAGGCGATTCAGGCGCTGCATACGATTTATTCCGACAGCATCGGCTACGAAACAGGCCATATTCATGTGGCTGATGAGCGTATGTGGTTACAAGATGCAATCGAAACGCGTCGCTATCGCTTCGAAAATAAGCCGGAGCAGGCCCGCGAATTGCTCGACCGCTTGATTCAGATTGACGTGTTGGAGAACTTCTTGCAAAAGACGTTCCCGACGAAATATCGTTTCTCGGTCGAAGGGCTCGATATGATGGTGCCCATGCTCGATGTGCTCGTTGAGCAGGCCCAGAATGACGAAGTCGTCGAAGAATTGGTCGTTGCGATGGCCCATCGTGGCCGTTTGAATGTGATGGCCCATGTCCTGGGTAAGTCTTATAAGAAAATCCTCGCAGATTTTATTGACCCATTAGAGATGCAGCAGGCAATTGATGCTGTCGGCTGGACAATTGATGATGTGAAGTATCATCGCGGCTTCACCAATGAACGCCCCGGCCTAAAGCTGTATATGCCGCCGAACCCCAGCCATCTTGAAGCTGTCAACCCTGTCGCAATTGGTATGGCGCGTGCGCTTGGTACGACTGCTGACCAGCGCGGCCCCATTCAGCATGATCCACATAAGACAATGCAAGTCCTCATTCATGGTGATGCTTCTTTCCCGGGCCAGGGTATCGTCGCGGAGACGTTTAACTTATCCCGCCTACCGGGTTATTCTGTGGGTGGTACTGTGCATATCATTGCCAACAATCTGCTTGGCTTTACAACGCTGCCCCAGGATGGCCGCAGTACGCTTTATGCCAGTGATCTGGCAAAGGGCTTTAATATCCCGATTATTCACGTCAACGCAGATGACCCAGCGGCTTGTATTGAAGTGATCCGTCTGGCGTTTGCATATCAGTCTCGGTTCGAGCGTGATATTCTCATTGATCTGGTGGGGTATCGTCGTTATGGGCATAACGAATTGGATGAACCTGGGTTTACCCAGCCTAAATTGTACGAAACAATCCGCGCTCATGCGCCTGTCCGTCAATTATGGGCGGAGCATCTGATTGAACAGGGCATTGTTAGCTCGGATGACGTCGATGCGATAATGAGTAAGCATGAAACGACCTTGCAAGAGGCTTATGATTCCTTCGACCCGGAAGCGCAGGAGATTGTGCCAGCTCAGGCGGAAAAGCCAGAACCGGGCCGCGCCAAAGCGACGGATACATCGGTTAACCTCGATGCCCTGATAGCCATTAACGATGGGCTGACGGGTACGTTAGAGGGCTTCAACTTCTATTCCAAGCGCTTCGAGAAGACGATTCGCTCGCGTCGGTTGATCTTTAATGAGCCTGAAGAACCGACGTTGGACTGGGCAACGGCTGAGGAATTGGCTTTTGCGACAATTCTCGCAGACGGAACGCCGATTCGATTGACAGGGCAGGATACGGAGCGGGGTACGTTCAGCCACCGTCATGCTGTGCTGCATGATGCTGAAACAGGCGAGGCTTTGACCCCATTGCAGGCGCTGCCACAGGCTAAAGCTGCTTTCGAAGTACAGAACAGCCCATTATCTGAACAGGCGACGCTGGCTTTTGAATTTGGCTACAGTGTGCAAAAGCAAGATGCACTGGTCATCTGGGAAGCCCAGTATGGCGATTTCATCAATGGCGCTCAGAATATCGTTGATGAATTTATCGTCTCCGCCCGTGAAAAGTGGGGGCAGTTGCCGGCATTGGTCCTGCTGTTGCCACATGGTTACGAAGGGGCTGGGCCAGATCACTCCAGCGCACGCCTTGAGCGCTTCCTCTCATTGGCGACGAAGACGAATATGCGTATTGCGAGCTGCACCACTGCAGCGCAATATTTCCATCTGCTGCGGCGGCAGGCGCTGCTGCTGAATGATGATCGCCTCCCGCTGGTGGTGATGTCGCCAAAGAGCTTGCTGCGCAGCCCGAATGTTTATTCGCCAGCAACAGAGATGGCACAAAGTGGCTGGCAGCCTGTCATTGATGACCCGCAAGCCAATCCGAAGAAGACCACTCGATTGGTATTTTGCTCCGGTAAATATTACTATGATCTGGTGAACAGCGAATGGCGGGAAAAATACCCCGAAGTGGCGATTGTTCGCGTCGAACAACTCTATCCGCTGCCTGTCAATGAACTGACAGCAATCTGGGAACGTTATCGTAAGACGGTAAAGCAGGTCCTTTGGGCGCAAGAAGAGCCCAAGAACATGGGCGCCTGGGATTATATGAGCTATCGCTTGAGTAAGATGATCCAGGATAAGCCCGTGCATTATATGGGCCGTCGCCGCAGTCCCAGCCCGGCGGAAGGGTCTAAGACAGTGTGGCAGTATAACCAGAATACCATTATTGAATACACATTTACGTGGGACTTTGACCACGCTAAATGGGATGGCGTTTAG
- the glgB gene encoding 1,4-alpha-glucan branching protein GlgB → MVTNLDTDLHADAIAALVYGDHGEPRQILGPHADGDDYMIIRTFQPGATKVSVRVDGKKRAIPMQQIHEQGLYEVRVKAPYRTPYQFDVTYPNETYSKYDPYAYEPLFSDYDLYLFAEGKHLHIYNKMGAQLREVDGVKGVNFAVWAPNARRISLIGDFNGWDKRTHPMMRHPESGVWELFIPGVEEGAAYKFYIMSHNQGYTAEKSDPYGFQSELRPKTASIVTNLYDYTWQDASWMEERAEVNPLEQPMAIYEVHLGSWRRKEGDEWLTYRELADQLVTYVKEMGYTHIELMPIAEHPFDGSWGYQVTGYYAPTSRFGTPQDFMYFVDQCHQNDIGVIVDWVPAHFPKDGFALSYFDGTHLYSHADPRQGEHPDWGTYIFNYDRNEVRNFLISNAIYWLEVFHIDGLRVDAVSSMIYLDFSREHDQWIPNQYGSNENLGALEFLKEANAVIHAECPGAVTIAEESTAWPMVSRPTYIGGLGFTFKWNMGWMHDTLSYMSKDPVYRRYEHNKLTFSLMYAFSENFVLSLSHDEVVHGKGSLMGKMPGDWWQKFASLRALFGYQYTHPGKKLNFMGSEFGQWSEWSEARSLDWHLLDFDTHRDLQRWTHDLNELYQHEPALYQQDFEPEGFEWIEANDSDNSVFTYIRYAQDRSDFLVIACNFTPLPREGYRLGVPEPGYYQEVLNSDADTYGGSNVGNQGGVDSEEWRWHHFDHSIRLTLPPLSVLILKKQAKKPV, encoded by the coding sequence ATGGTTACAAATCTTGATACAGATTTGCACGCAGATGCAATCGCTGCTTTGGTCTATGGTGATCATGGGGAACCCCGGCAAATCTTGGGTCCACACGCTGATGGCGATGACTATATGATTATCCGCACATTCCAGCCGGGAGCCACTAAGGTAAGCGTGCGCGTCGATGGCAAAAAACGCGCGATACCCATGCAACAGATTCATGAGCAAGGGCTTTATGAAGTCCGGGTAAAAGCACCTTACCGGACCCCCTATCAGTTTGATGTCACCTACCCCAATGAGACATATTCTAAGTATGACCCTTACGCTTATGAGCCTCTGTTCAGCGATTACGATCTTTACCTCTTCGCAGAAGGCAAACATTTGCACATTTACAACAAGATGGGCGCACAATTGCGCGAGGTTGATGGTGTTAAGGGCGTGAACTTCGCAGTATGGGCACCCAATGCACGCCGAATCAGTCTGATCGGAGATTTCAACGGCTGGGATAAGCGGACGCACCCCATGATGCGCCATCCTGAAAGTGGCGTTTGGGAGCTGTTTATCCCAGGTGTTGAAGAAGGCGCAGCCTATAAATTTTACATCATGTCCCACAACCAGGGATATACTGCTGAAAAATCCGATCCGTACGGTTTCCAGTCAGAATTACGGCCCAAAACGGCATCTATCGTCACAAACCTATATGACTATACCTGGCAAGATGCATCCTGGATGGAAGAGCGTGCTGAGGTCAACCCGCTGGAGCAGCCCATGGCAATCTACGAAGTACATCTGGGGTCCTGGCGACGCAAAGAAGGCGATGAATGGCTTACCTATCGCGAACTGGCTGATCAACTGGTGACCTATGTCAAGGAGATGGGCTATACACATATTGAACTGATGCCTATCGCCGAACACCCCTTCGATGGTTCCTGGGGGTATCAGGTAACGGGTTACTATGCGCCGACGAGCCGCTTCGGCACACCACAAGATTTTATGTACTTCGTCGATCAATGCCACCAGAATGATATAGGCGTCATCGTCGATTGGGTGCCGGCACATTTTCCCAAGGATGGCTTCGCCCTCAGCTACTTCGATGGCACACATCTCTATTCCCACGCGGACCCGCGCCAGGGCGAACACCCGGACTGGGGCACTTATATCTTCAATTATGATCGCAATGAAGTCCGCAATTTCCTCATATCAAATGCCATCTACTGGCTAGAAGTCTTCCATATTGACGGTCTGCGCGTCGATGCTGTCTCATCGATGATCTACCTGGATTTCTCCAGAGAACACGACCAGTGGATACCCAACCAGTACGGTAGCAATGAAAATCTGGGTGCGCTGGAGTTTCTTAAAGAGGCAAATGCCGTTATCCATGCCGAGTGCCCTGGTGCTGTGACGATTGCAGAAGAATCTACAGCATGGCCGATGGTTTCCCGCCCAACGTATATTGGCGGCCTGGGCTTTACTTTTAAATGGAACATGGGCTGGATGCACGACACATTGTCGTACATGTCCAAGGACCCCGTTTATCGGCGTTATGAACACAACAAACTCACCTTCTCCTTGATGTACGCCTTCAGCGAGAATTTTGTGCTCTCGCTCTCTCATGATGAGGTCGTCCATGGCAAAGGATCGCTCATGGGTAAGATGCCCGGCGACTGGTGGCAGAAGTTCGCCTCACTACGGGCACTCTTTGGCTACCAATACACACATCCGGGTAAAAAGCTCAACTTCATGGGGTCGGAGTTCGGCCAATGGTCGGAATGGAGCGAAGCGCGTAGCCTGGATTGGCACTTGCTAGATTTCGATACACACCGCGATTTACAGCGCTGGACACATGATCTCAACGAGCTTTATCAACACGAGCCAGCGCTCTATCAGCAAGATTTTGAACCAGAAGGCTTTGAATGGATCGAAGCGAATGATTCTGATAACAGCGTCTTTACCTATATCCGCTATGCTCAGGATCGCAGCGACTTTTTAGTGATCGCCTGTAACTTCACCCCCCTCCCGCGCGAAGGCTACAGGCTTGGTGTACCAGAACCAGGCTATTACCAGGAAGTGCTCAATAGTGATGCCGATACCTATGGCGGCAGCAACGTTGGGAACCAGGGTGGCGTAGACTCTGAAGAATGGCGCTGGCACCACTTCGACCATAGCATTCGCCTGACACTCCCACCGCTGAGCGTCCTCATCCTCAAAAAACAAGCCAAGAAACCAGTCTAG
- a CDS encoding M23 family metallopeptidase, translating to MPAVQRLRWWVLLLIGTFFVPMIAHAQRIPSLTIIHTYEADNAILNVHFRNLEQGRVGLISLEGGTISEAQISAFGQNTTAFAAEGIYYAFISVPLDQAIRTYEAQAQIEYTDGEEETITFPLNVISGGFIQQPVSLPGADETLFNPETEANELAYIFEVADPVTPDALWGETGFVAPTDREFTSPFGAVRVFNDTYNTLHTGWDYGASIGESMTALASGRVAFAGPLPIRGNYVLIDHGWGLYTGYAHLSVTFVTQGQMIAPGQIIGRVGSTGRSSSAHAHIEMIANGNWVDVADFLALYLPDRDAEATATPEDE from the coding sequence ATGCCCGCTGTACAGCGCCTGCGCTGGTGGGTGCTGCTGCTAATCGGCACATTTTTTGTCCCGATGATTGCTCATGCTCAGCGCATCCCATCCCTGACGATTATTCATACCTACGAAGCAGACAATGCGATTCTCAACGTCCACTTCCGAAATTTGGAGCAAGGCCGCGTCGGCCTCATCAGCCTGGAAGGCGGCACGATTTCAGAAGCGCAAATCAGCGCATTCGGGCAAAATACCACAGCATTCGCGGCAGAAGGTATCTATTATGCCTTTATTAGCGTGCCGCTGGATCAAGCCATCCGCACCTACGAAGCTCAGGCCCAAATTGAATATACGGATGGCGAAGAAGAAACCATCACGTTCCCCTTGAACGTCATCAGCGGCGGATTCATCCAGCAACCTGTGTCTTTGCCCGGTGCTGATGAAACGCTATTTAACCCTGAAACTGAAGCCAACGAACTGGCCTATATCTTCGAAGTCGCCGACCCTGTGACGCCGGATGCCCTATGGGGCGAGACAGGTTTTGTCGCGCCGACAGACCGAGAATTCACCTCCCCCTTTGGGGCTGTGCGCGTCTTCAATGATACCTACAACACGCTGCATACAGGGTGGGATTATGGGGCCAGCATTGGGGAATCCATGACAGCACTTGCCAGTGGGCGCGTCGCATTCGCGGGGCCGCTACCGATCCGCGGTAATTACGTGCTGATTGATCATGGTTGGGGGCTTTATACAGGCTATGCCCATCTCTCCGTGACCTTCGTCACGCAGGGGCAGATGATCGCTCCGGGGCAAATAATCGGGCGTGTAGGGAGTACAGGCCGCAGCAGCAGCGCACATGCTCATATCGAGATGATCGCTAATGGTAATTGGGTCGATGTAGCGGATTTTCTGGCGCTTTATCTGCCAGATCGTGACGCAGAAGCCACCGCCACGCCCGAAGATGAATAA
- a CDS encoding ABC transporter ATP-binding protein: MTDFIIETEHLHRTYHVGSSTVHAVQDVSIQVPTGALTAVVGRSGAGKTTLLNLMSGLDTPDEGRVIFDGEDMSTMSGPQKLALRREKVGFVFQNFGLLPLLTAQENVEVPLRMMRFSRSERQQRVREALDWVGLSKRLRHRPYELSGGEQQRVAIARALVARPKIILADEPTGQLDSRTGEVVLETMRRLSETFGITLLIVTHDDTVMRAADLIYELRDGKLIDKRVGAAQT, from the coding sequence ATGACGGACTTTATCATAGAAACAGAACATCTGCATCGCACGTATCATGTGGGCAGCAGCACCGTGCACGCTGTTCAAGATGTGTCAATCCAGGTGCCGACGGGCGCGCTCACAGCAGTGGTAGGGCGCTCTGGGGCAGGTAAGACGACGCTTCTTAACCTCATGAGCGGCCTGGATACCCCGGATGAAGGGCGTGTCATCTTCGACGGCGAGGATATGAGCACGATGAGCGGGCCACAGAAGTTAGCCCTACGGCGTGAGAAGGTCGGGTTCGTGTTCCAGAACTTTGGCCTGCTACCGCTGCTGACTGCGCAGGAAAATGTCGAGGTTCCGCTGCGGATGATGCGCTTTAGCCGCAGCGAACGCCAGCAGCGTGTACGCGAAGCATTGGATTGGGTAGGGTTGTCCAAGCGGCTGCGGCACCGCCCTTATGAACTGAGCGGTGGGGAACAGCAGCGCGTCGCGATTGCACGTGCCCTGGTTGCGCGGCCTAAGATTATCCTGGCAGATGAACCGACGGGACAGCTTGATTCTCGTACAGGCGAAGTCGTCCTGGAGACGATGCGCCGCCTCTCTGAGACATTTGGTATCACGCTCTTGATCGTCACCCATGATGATACCGTCATGCGTGCTGCGGATCTTATCTATGAACTGCGCGACGGAAAGCTAATTGATAAACGCGTTGGTGCCGCCCAGACCTAG
- a CDS encoding ATP-binding cassette domain-containing protein has translation MAPFVVCENLVKIYKIADLEVVALQGLDLIIEGGEMIALVGPSGSGKSTLMNILGGLDSPSAGRITVGETDIMEMKQRDQVRYRRDVVGFVWQQTARNLLPYLTALENVEMPMAFSGVGSAERRDRATELLEQVGLGDRLSHRPENLSGGEQQRVALAIAMANRPQLLLADEPTGEVDSQSANDIFDTMRTLNAAYGVTIVIVTHDHNVSRRVNRVVGMRDGRASVEVLRRAGQDGVELTAEEFAVLDRTGRLQLPHQYMDALNMRDRVIVRLLDDHIEIYPDVQPTETTAE, from the coding sequence ATGGCACCTTTCGTTGTGTGCGAAAATCTGGTCAAAATTTATAAAATCGCTGATCTGGAAGTCGTGGCGCTCCAGGGCCTGGACCTGATTATTGAAGGGGGCGAGATGATCGCCCTGGTAGGGCCTAGCGGCAGTGGTAAATCGACCTTGATGAATATCCTTGGTGGCCTGGATTCGCCTTCTGCAGGGCGTATTACGGTGGGCGAGACGGATATTATGGAGATGAAGCAGCGCGACCAGGTGCGCTATCGGCGCGATGTGGTTGGCTTTGTGTGGCAGCAAACGGCCCGCAACTTGCTACCTTACCTGACTGCGCTGGAAAATGTCGAGATGCCGATGGCCTTTAGTGGCGTTGGCTCTGCTGAGCGGCGTGACCGAGCGACCGAACTGCTAGAGCAAGTTGGTCTGGGGGATCGCCTGAGTCATCGTCCTGAGAACCTCAGCGGCGGGGAACAGCAGCGCGTCGCCCTGGCGATTGCGATGGCGAATCGGCCTCAACTCTTGCTGGCTGATGAGCCAACGGGGGAAGTAGATAGCCAATCCGCTAATGATATTTTCGATACAATGCGCACCTTGAACGCAGCTTACGGCGTCACGATTGTGATTGTGACGCATGATCATAATGTGTCGCGCCGGGTGAACCGTGTTGTCGGGATGCGAGATGGCCGCGCCAGTGTCGAAGTGTTGCGGCGTGCAGGGCAAGATGGCGTCGAGTTAACCGCTGAAGAATTCGCTGTCCTGGACCGTACAGGACGGTTGCAACTGCCGCATCAATATATGGATGCCTTGAATATGCGTGACCGGGTGATTGTGCGCTTGCTAGATGACCATATCGAGATTTACCCGGATGTGCAGCCTACTGAAACGACAGCAGAATAA
- a CDS encoding FtsX-like permease family protein, translated as MIRIILTRMWRARRLMVVLLVSMCLVNTFLALSPLYVQAIAGAEFDRRVEGADDRNLLIDVINEQPLADDVPTILRDQFGRYITDVRDYSTVNDWLCGAALAPGADESTEQNCFRPYAYQTFDELFTLIDGRLPEAHGDEGPIEVLVTPGMAAHDLIGVGSTLQIGGIENTITIVGLVDAARPAEDLFWMNQIIFAPTLTATSPVDFRTDFAFIVSPEVYTQFFLPVTSAPQYRWRAQIDRGLLSADRIPELSRHLAESERQIRDTYPSMEYVTGLRDLIASFEAALAITEGPVLLLSILVALLLLYNLTTIANLILQQQVTELALFAGRGASRLQLVGIQLVTMLLLGTVACLVGPFLARGILLLLSFAGPQAEILDAGRLGPITSNAFALSLVASAAAVIVMTLPAWSAAETSLQHLKQGAARPTKRPLWARAYLDVILIVLGILFLVRLVSLAVGADMLRVLQEPSLITQALSGRAGAAILSDPFSMLSPAFILTGLALLWMRIFPYLINLMGRALGEVGLASRLALWTVERDSGHYAQLVLVLIGTLALGTASLILSNTHTLGAWDLALQQTGADAVVTLAPGARDETVAWATLPDVQAVLPLVIVEANAAQPPHFIGVNSADVAAYDAELAQHLVALQTNAARDVGGIHMPEDTASLEMFVYAEPSDDPAMPIETRVALVMLDDNGVRQTQGMMPAEDAAPAAFYPYRLTFDVPLQGWTLLGIQFNSTRGDEEFSHVVYLDDLRAIREDGTETILLSFDEPTIEGWRWESESRQILESASLRPETAIAHDGEASLRVSYRIQRYATNFLHPQLMWRTVVDRPLSVIVSPAFAEEIGQRSPVRRTFEVGEGGATTFLMRYGYDPNIPTSAVSFNTNVTVNYEIIDIWGGWPGLSADALYMIGEQALLQQAINTRANATNAFTVNRVWLDLADRRPTDALMATLDAQDAVYSVAYAWDRYTELQREPLPNAVTGMLYAGFWVSLILSLIDFGFYLAVTIQQRSLTFATLLAMGWPTRAVVRMLLIEQAAFVVPSLVIGLLIGGVLAYLLLPLLGLLGTLALQVPILPIAALGAILIGAFVLMLWLMAGVLRRAQVATMMRFGE; from the coding sequence ATGATACGCATTATTCTGACGCGGATGTGGCGCGCCCGCCGCCTGATGGTTGTTTTGCTGGTGAGTATGTGCCTGGTAAATACATTCCTGGCCTTAAGCCCGCTCTATGTGCAGGCTATTGCCGGGGCGGAATTTGATCGCCGTGTAGAAGGCGCGGATGATCGCAACTTACTAATTGATGTAATCAATGAGCAGCCGCTGGCGGATGACGTCCCAACGATTCTACGCGACCAGTTTGGACGCTACATCACGGATGTGCGCGATTACAGCACGGTCAATGATTGGCTGTGCGGGGCGGCCCTAGCCCCTGGCGCGGATGAGAGTACAGAGCAAAACTGCTTCCGCCCTTATGCTTATCAGACGTTCGATGAGCTGTTCACGCTGATTGATGGGCGCTTACCAGAGGCACATGGCGATGAAGGGCCGATTGAGGTGTTGGTAACACCGGGTATGGCGGCCCATGACCTGATCGGCGTCGGTTCTACTTTGCAGATTGGCGGGATTGAGAACACGATAACGATTGTTGGTCTTGTCGATGCAGCACGACCAGCAGAAGACCTTTTCTGGATGAACCAGATCATCTTCGCGCCAACGCTGACCGCGACTTCGCCCGTTGATTTCAGGACGGATTTTGCCTTTATCGTCTCGCCGGAAGTCTATACACAATTCTTTTTACCCGTCACATCAGCGCCGCAATATCGCTGGCGAGCACAGATTGATCGCGGCCTGTTAAGCGCGGATCGTATCCCGGAATTATCGCGCCATCTAGCGGAATCCGAGCGACAGATACGGGATACGTATCCCAGCATGGAATACGTCACGGGTTTAAGAGACTTGATCGCGAGTTTTGAGGCAGCGCTTGCTATTACAGAGGGTCCTGTTTTGCTGTTGTCTATCCTAGTGGCGCTGCTCCTGCTGTATAACCTGACGACGATTGCAAACCTCATTTTGCAGCAGCAGGTGACGGAATTGGCGCTCTTCGCGGGGCGGGGCGCTAGCCGATTGCAGCTTGTAGGGATTCAGTTGGTGACGATGCTGTTGTTGGGCACAGTGGCCTGTCTTGTGGGGCCTTTCCTCGCGCGGGGGATTCTCTTGTTGCTCTCGTTTGCTGGCCCCCAGGCTGAAATTCTGGATGCTGGTCGTTTGGGGCCGATCACAAGCAATGCTTTTGCACTTAGCCTTGTGGCTTCTGCTGCGGCTGTTATCGTGATGACTCTGCCTGCATGGTCCGCTGCTGAAACAAGCCTGCAACATCTAAAGCAGGGCGCGGCCCGCCCGACGAAGCGTCCTCTCTGGGCACGCGCTTACCTAGATGTTATCCTGATTGTGCTGGGTATCTTGTTTTTGGTACGGCTGGTCTCGTTGGCTGTGGGGGCTGATATGCTGCGTGTGCTGCAAGAACCCTCTCTGATAACACAGGCGCTTTCTGGCCGTGCAGGTGCTGCTATATTGTCAGATCCTTTCAGCATGCTCAGTCCTGCTTTCATCCTGACAGGGTTAGCTCTGTTGTGGATGCGCATTTTCCCTTATTTGATCAACCTGATGGGGCGCGCCTTGGGCGAGGTCGGGTTGGCGTCTCGGTTAGCTTTATGGACTGTTGAGCGTGATTCGGGCCATTATGCCCAGTTGGTCCTTGTTTTGATCGGTACTCTGGCATTGGGGACGGCCTCTCTGATTTTATCCAATACGCATACTTTGGGCGCATGGGACCTTGCCCTCCAACAGACTGGGGCGGATGCAGTCGTCACGTTGGCACCTGGTGCCCGTGATGAAACAGTTGCCTGGGCGACATTGCCAGATGTTCAGGCGGTACTGCCGTTAGTGATTGTGGAAGCGAACGCGGCACAACCTCCGCATTTTATCGGCGTTAACAGCGCGGATGTAGCGGCTTATGATGCCGAACTCGCCCAGCATCTGGTGGCGCTGCAAACAAACGCGGCGCGCGATGTGGGCGGTATTCATATGCCTGAGGATACCGCCTCGCTGGAGATGTTTGTCTATGCGGAGCCTTCCGATGATCCTGCAATGCCTATCGAAACACGGGTTGCGCTGGTGATGCTCGATGACAACGGCGTCCGTCAAACGCAGGGAATGATGCCTGCTGAGGATGCTGCTCCGGCGGCATTTTATCCGTATCGGCTTACTTTCGATGTGCCGCTTCAGGGCTGGACGCTGTTGGGGATTCAGTTCAACAGCACGCGCGGCGATGAAGAATTCAGCCATGTGGTCTATTTAGATGACCTACGCGCTATCCGTGAAGATGGCACAGAAACGATATTGCTGTCTTTTGATGAGCCGACGATTGAGGGTTGGCGTTGGGAGAGCGAGTCTCGCCAGATTTTAGAGAGTGCATCACTTCGGCCAGAAACAGCTATCGCCCACGATGGCGAGGCCAGCTTACGCGTTTCATACCGCATCCAACGCTATGCGACGAACTTTCTGCATCCGCAGTTGATGTGGCGCACGGTGGTTGATCGTCCACTGTCTGTCATTGTGTCGCCTGCTTTTGCAGAAGAAATCGGCCAACGCAGCCCTGTGCGGCGTACTTTTGAGGTTGGTGAAGGTGGGGCGACGACTTTCTTGATGCGCTATGGGTATGATCCCAATATTCCAACTTCTGCGGTGAGCTTCAATACAAATGTCACAGTGAATTATGAAATCATCGATATATGGGGTGGTTGGCCGGGATTATCGGCGGACGCACTCTATATGATAGGGGAACAGGCTTTGCTGCAACAGGCCATCAATACGCGGGCGAATGCAACGAACGCTTTTACCGTGAACCGGGTCTGGCTGGACCTGGCGGATCGTCGCCCAACGGATGCGCTGATGGCGACGTTGGATGCGCAGGATGCTGTCTACAGCGTGGCCTATGCCTGGGATCGTTATACAGAATTACAGCGCGAGCCATTGCCCAACGCTGTGACGGGGATGTTGTATGCGGGCTTCTGGGTGTCGCTCATCCTCAGCTTGATCGACTTTGGTTTTTACCTGGCTGTGACGATCCAACAGCGCAGCCTGACGTTTGCGACTTTGCTGGCGATGGGTTGGCCTACGCGTGCCGTGGTGCGCATGTTATTGATTGAACAGGCCGCTTTTGTGGTGCCATCGTTGGTCATTGGTTTGCTTATTGGGGGCGTGCTGGCGTATTTGCTGCTGCCTTTGTTGGGCTTGTTGGGTACATTGGCTTTACAGGTGCCTATTTTGCCTATAGCTGCGTTGGGTGCCATATTGATTGGCGCTTTTGTGCTGATGTTGTGGCTGATGGCAGGTGTGCTGCGGCGCGCACAGGTTGCGACGATGATGCGCTTTGGCGAATAG